From the genome of Triticum aestivum cultivar Chinese Spring chromosome 3B, IWGSC CS RefSeq v2.1, whole genome shotgun sequence, one region includes:
- the LOC123070532 gene encoding caffeoylshikimate esterase — protein sequence MAAISQLQRIAGPGHAGAPRPGTVRRASVAVAAGKAPLPRLEGASEELRAAAAQSLDWAPARRRVRGAFAPVLPTLDHCLFKMAPKGIQMGENFETNSKGVEIFWKSWLPREGTPTKAALFFCHGYGDTCTFFFEGVAKRIAAAGYAVYAMDYPGFGLSYGLHGYIASFDGMVDHVIEQYARIRGRKDVQGLPYFLLGQSMGGAVALKVHLKQPKEWDGVLLVAPMCKISEDVTPPALVLKALSILSCLLPEAKLFPQKDIGDLGFRDPVKRKLCEYNAISYNDQMRLRTAVELLKATKDIESQLEKICSPLLILHGAADQVTDPHVSQFLYEKANTKDKTLKLYEGAYHSILEGEPDDRISTAIKDIISWLDSHC from the exons ATGGCGGCGATCTCGCAGTTGCAGCGCATCGCGGGGCCGGGCCATGCCGGGGCGCCGCGGCCGGGAACTGTGAGGCGCGCCTCGGTCGCGGTCGCCGCGGGCAAGGCGCCGTTGCCGCGGCTGGAGGGCGCCAGCGAGGAGCTGAGGGCCGCGGCGGCGCAGAGCCTCGACTgggcgccggcgcgccggcgcgTGCGCGGCGCCTTCGCGCCCGTGCTCCCCACGCTCGACCACTGCCTGTTCAAG ATGGCGCCCAAAGGAATCCAGATGGGGGAG AATTTTGAGACCAATTCAAAGGGAGTTGAAATATTCTGGAAGAGTTGGCTGCCTAGGGAGGGCACTCCCACCAAGGCAGCGCTTTTCTTCTGCCATGGGTATGGAGATACCTGCACTTTCTTTTTTGAAG GGGTCGCTAAGAGAATAGCCGCTGCTGGATATGCAGTATATGCTATGGATTATCCTGGTTTTGGATTATCGTATGGTCTTCATGGCTACATCGCAAGCTTCGATGGGATGGTGGACCATGTCATTGAACAATATGCGAGAATCAGAG GAAGGAAAGACGTGCAAGGGCTCCCATACTTTCTCTTGGGGCAGTCAATGGGAGGTGCGGTTGCTCTGAAAGTACACTTAAAGCAACCAAAAGAATGGGATGGAGTGCTTCTTGTTGCGCCTATGTGCAAG ATTTCAGAAGATGTAACACCACCAGCACTAGTGTTGAAGGCATTGAGCATATTATCATGCCTTCTTCCCGAAGCAAAGTTATTTCCGCAAAAGGACATAGGAGATTTGGGATTCAGGGATCCAGTGAAAAGAAAATTA TGTGAGTACAACGCGATATCATATAATGACCAGATGAGGTTGAGGACAGCAGTTGAACTTTTGAAGGCTACCAAGGACATCGAATCCCAATTGGAAAAA ATTTGTTCTCCATTGTTGATTCTTCATGGAGCAGCAGACCAGGTAACAGACCCTCATGTGAGTCAATTTCTGTACGAGAAGGCCAACACGAAAGACAAGACCCTGAAGCTCTATGAAGGTGCCTACCACTCTATCCTAGAGGGAGAGCCTGACGACCGGATTTCAACCGCCATCAAGGACATCATTTCGTGGCTGGATTCACACTGTTGA